Proteins from a genomic interval of Thermodesulfobacteriota bacterium:
- a CDS encoding DUF1614 domain-containing protein, with protein sequence MIHFPFALAFSLVLAGLLAFAFALVQVGLLGAAFERLGLAPGVVPLVLLASLLGSGINIPVRRLAGPCRPVQGHLLGLPSRFRLRDPGCRTQTLLAVNLGGAVIPSLLSLYLLGHALNPVGYLLATAAVTWVVHRLARPVPGFGIAVPLFIPPLAAAAAALLLAPGESAAAAYVAGTLGCLLGADLLHLRQIPILGAPVASIGGAGTFDGVFLTGILAVFLA encoded by the coding sequence ATGATCCACTTTCCTTTCGCCCTGGCCTTCTCCCTGGTCCTGGCCGGGCTCCTCGCCTTCGCGTTCGCCCTGGTGCAGGTGGGGCTCCTGGGCGCCGCCTTCGAGCGGCTGGGGCTCGCTCCGGGGGTCGTCCCCCTGGTGCTCCTGGCGAGCCTCCTGGGAAGCGGGATCAACATCCCGGTGCGGCGGCTCGCCGGCCCCTGCCGGCCGGTTCAGGGGCACCTGCTGGGCCTGCCCTCCCGGTTCCGCCTGCGGGACCCGGGGTGCCGCACCCAAACCCTGCTCGCCGTAAACCTGGGGGGAGCAGTCATCCCTTCTCTCCTGTCCCTGTACCTCCTCGGCCACGCCCTGAACCCCGTGGGCTACCTGCTCGCGACCGCCGCCGTAACCTGGGTGGTGCACCGGCTCGCCCGCCCCGTCCCCGGGTTCGGCATCGCGGTCCCCCTGTTCATCCCGCCGCTGGCCGCCGCTGCGGCGGCGCTACTCCTGGCGCCCGGTGAATCGGCCGCGGCGGCCTATGTGGCGGGCACCCTGGGGTGCCTGCTGGGGGCCGACCTCCTGCATCTGCGGCAGATCCCCATTCTGGGGGCCCCGGTGGCCTCCATCGGTGGAGCCGGCACCTTCGACGGGGTCTTCCTCACGGGAATTCTCGCGGTCTTCCTCGCCTGA